The following coding sequences lie in one Caproicibacterium argilliputei genomic window:
- the alr gene encoding alanine racemase, producing the protein MNNSLKRTWAEIDLDAAAHNYHEIREALQPGVKMCCVVKADAYGHGAEQLAHLYERLGAQWLAVSNLEEAIQIRACGVGLPILILGYTPPTEAKRLADLNIAQAVLSEKYAQQLNAQAQAAGVRVRAHIKLDTGMSRIGFLYQDAQRDAGSLQEIARVSALQNLLPEGIFTHFAVADEGGDGENFTRQQYRCFTGAIEQLENMGVRFRIRHCDNSAGLMDYPEFQLDMCRPGVILYGMMPSGKVRRQLDLQRVMRLKSVVSLVKTLPAGVPVSYGCTYRTARETKVATVPVGYADGYPRLLSGKVDVLIRGRRAHSIGRICMDQMMVDVTDIPDVQEDDLVTLIGADGSDAVTADEMAEKIGTINYEITCGISKRVPRIYYRKGRAVAEMNLICGG; encoded by the coding sequence TTGAATAATTCACTGAAACGAACCTGGGCGGAAATTGACCTGGATGCTGCGGCGCATAACTACCATGAAATTCGGGAAGCGCTGCAGCCCGGTGTGAAAATGTGCTGTGTTGTGAAAGCGGATGCTTACGGGCACGGAGCGGAGCAGCTGGCGCATTTGTATGAACGCCTGGGGGCGCAGTGGCTGGCGGTTTCCAATTTGGAGGAAGCTATTCAGATTCGAGCCTGCGGGGTTGGTCTGCCAATTTTGATTCTGGGTTACACACCGCCCACCGAGGCGAAAAGGCTTGCCGACCTCAACATCGCGCAGGCGGTGCTTTCGGAAAAGTATGCGCAGCAGCTCAACGCGCAGGCACAGGCAGCCGGTGTCCGGGTGCGTGCGCACATCAAATTGGACACCGGCATGAGCCGCATTGGGTTCCTGTATCAAGATGCACAGCGGGATGCGGGATCCCTGCAGGAGATTGCCCGCGTTTCTGCCCTGCAAAATCTGCTGCCGGAGGGCATTTTTACACATTTTGCCGTTGCGGATGAGGGCGGCGACGGAGAGAATTTTACGCGGCAGCAGTACCGGTGCTTTACCGGTGCGATTGAGCAGCTGGAGAACATGGGGGTGCGTTTCCGCATCCGCCATTGTGACAACTCCGCAGGTTTGATGGATTATCCGGAGTTCCAGCTGGATATGTGCCGCCCAGGCGTGATTCTGTACGGGATGATGCCCTCCGGCAAGGTACGCAGACAGCTGGATCTGCAACGAGTGATGCGGCTGAAAAGCGTGGTGTCTTTGGTGAAAACACTGCCGGCCGGTGTGCCGGTCAGTTACGGCTGCACGTATCGCACTGCGCGCGAAACCAAGGTGGCAACCGTGCCGGTAGGCTACGCGGACGGCTACCCGCGCCTGCTTTCCGGGAAGGTGGATGTGCTGATTCGCGGCAGGCGTGCGCACAGCATTGGCCGAATCTGTATGGACCAGATGATGGTGGACGTGACAGATATTCCGGATGTGCAGGAAGACGATCTGGTAACGCTGATTGGCGCGGACGGCAGCGATGCGGTGACAGCAGATGAGATGGCAGAAAAAATTGGCACCATCAATTACGAGATTACCTGCGGTATCAGCAAGCGTGTGCCACGCATCTATTACCGAAAGGGTCGCGCAGTCGCGGAGATGAACTTGATTTGCGGCGGCTGA
- a CDS encoding phosphoribosylformylglycinamidine synthase, which produces MSNVSRVFVEKKPGFDVEAQHIREDLVNNLGLKGITALRLLNRYDVSGLSAEEFARARDTILSEPNQDLVYEETCPLEDWQAFAMEYLPGQYDQRADSAAQCVQLLTQGERPQVVTAKVVAVQGTLSAAEMERIRSYLINPVESRLASMEKPDTLEMRVQRPEDVARVQGFTVWGSDQMQAYYARMGFAMTLEDLLFVRDYFKNEEQRDPSVTELRVIDTYWSDHCRHTTFSTCLRHITVAQSAVSGAIEQALRAYYAVRDEVYGKETKRPVSLMDMAVIGMKVLKKRGLIPDLDQSEEINACSIEVPVTIDGKTEPWLVQFKNETHNHPTEIEPFGGAATCLGGAIRDPLSGRAYVYQAMRVTGSGDPRVPVEQTLHGKLPSRKITTGAAHGYSSYGNQVGLATGQVQELYDPGYVAKRMEIGAVVGASPKANVVREEPVPGDVIVLLGGATGRDGIGGATGSSKAHTEESVEECGAEVQKGNPPTERKIQRMFRKPEVAHQIKRCNDFGAGGVSVAIGELAPGLRIDLDKVPKKYEGLDGTELAISESQERMAVVLAPGNVDAFIAQAEQENLAATAVAIVTEEPRLRMFWRGDEIVSITRAFLDTNGVTQETKVEIAPADLQDDYREQVPVCLAGKPLVQAFRDNLTRLEVCGQKGLAERFDASIGAATVLMPFAGKYQLTPEEGMAAKIPTDGETDDATAMAFGFIPGISKWSPFHGAAWAVTESLSKLCAMGADPLTARLTFQEYFERMTEDPKRWGKPTAALLGALSAQLGLGLPAIGGKDSMSGTFEHLDVPPTLVSFAVTMTKASRTRSAALQGAGHAVVLLPLPVQAETHLPDWKALKAYYQMVAKLTDSGAVLSASVVKEGGVAAAAAKMAFGNQVGIAFDPAMERAQALFAPRCGALLLELKAGAALPEGAVKVGETVAEKAVILGGVSMPLADLTAAWSGTLEAVFPSCAAEVPLSRDIPLYQTHCAQGPVLKTAKPRVFIPVFPGTNCEYDSAKAFRRAGAQVEILVVKNRTPAAIEETIDAMAAAIARSQMIMLPGGFSGGDEPDGSGKFIATTFRSPKVAEEVARLLEQRDGLMLGICNGFQALIKLGLVPYGKITEPSKDAPTLTFNTLGRHVSRMVYTRVTSVKSPWFAAVQPGEVFTVPVSHGEGRFVASETVLDELAANGQIATQYVTPDGSPSGKIEWNPNGSVCAIEGITSPDGRILGKMGHSERRGAHLYQNVPGEKDQKLFESGVKYFE; this is translated from the coding sequence ATGTCTAACGTTAGCAGAGTTTTTGTGGAAAAGAAGCCCGGCTTCGACGTAGAAGCGCAGCATATTCGGGAGGACTTGGTCAACAATCTAGGACTGAAGGGAATTACAGCCCTGCGGCTGCTGAACCGCTATGATGTATCCGGCCTTTCGGCTGAGGAATTTGCCCGTGCCCGCGACACCATCCTTTCGGAACCGAATCAGGATCTGGTATACGAAGAAACCTGCCCGTTGGAAGACTGGCAGGCGTTTGCCATGGAGTACCTGCCCGGTCAGTACGACCAGCGCGCAGACAGCGCCGCACAGTGTGTGCAGCTGCTGACACAGGGCGAGCGCCCACAGGTGGTTACGGCAAAGGTGGTTGCGGTGCAGGGCACGCTTTCTGCGGCAGAGATGGAGCGCATTCGCAGCTATCTAATCAACCCGGTGGAAAGCCGGTTGGCCTCCATGGAAAAACCCGACACACTGGAAATGCGCGTGCAGCGCCCGGAAGATGTCGCGCGCGTGCAGGGCTTTACGGTGTGGGGAAGCGACCAGATGCAGGCCTATTATGCACGCATGGGCTTTGCCATGACGTTGGAAGATCTGCTGTTTGTGCGGGACTATTTTAAAAATGAAGAGCAGCGTGATCCTTCGGTGACCGAACTGCGCGTCATTGACACGTACTGGAGCGACCACTGCCGTCACACCACATTCAGCACGTGCCTGCGGCACATCACTGTGGCACAAAGCGCGGTCAGCGGTGCCATTGAACAAGCGCTGCGCGCGTACTATGCAGTACGGGATGAGGTGTACGGCAAGGAAACGAAGCGGCCGGTTTCGCTTATGGATATGGCGGTTATCGGCATGAAAGTGCTCAAGAAGCGCGGCTTGATTCCAGACCTTGACCAGAGCGAGGAAATTAACGCCTGCTCCATTGAAGTACCAGTGACGATTGACGGCAAAACAGAGCCGTGGCTGGTGCAGTTTAAAAATGAAACCCACAACCACCCCACGGAAATTGAGCCGTTCGGCGGTGCTGCCACCTGTCTGGGCGGCGCGATTCGCGACCCGCTTTCCGGCCGTGCCTATGTGTACCAGGCTATGCGTGTGACCGGCAGCGGCGACCCGCGCGTTCCGGTGGAACAGACGCTGCACGGCAAGCTGCCCAGCCGGAAGATTACCACCGGCGCGGCGCACGGCTATTCCTCTTACGGCAATCAGGTTGGGCTGGCAACCGGTCAGGTGCAGGAGCTTTATGATCCCGGTTACGTTGCCAAGCGCATGGAAATCGGCGCGGTGGTCGGCGCTTCACCCAAAGCCAACGTGGTGCGCGAGGAGCCGGTGCCCGGCGACGTGATTGTGCTGCTGGGCGGCGCGACCGGGCGCGACGGCATCGGTGGTGCGACGGGCTCCAGCAAGGCACATACGGAAGAAAGTGTGGAGGAATGCGGCGCGGAGGTGCAGAAGGGCAACCCGCCGACTGAGCGCAAAATTCAGCGGATGTTCCGCAAGCCGGAAGTGGCACATCAAATTAAGCGCTGCAACGATTTTGGCGCGGGCGGTGTCAGTGTGGCAATCGGAGAGCTTGCCCCCGGTCTGCGCATTGATTTGGATAAAGTTCCGAAAAAATATGAGGGATTGGACGGCACGGAACTCGCCATTTCAGAAAGTCAGGAGCGCATGGCGGTTGTGCTGGCTCCTGGCAATGTGGATGCGTTCATCGCACAGGCGGAGCAGGAGAACCTGGCAGCTACCGCAGTGGCCATTGTAACGGAAGAGCCGCGCCTGCGGATGTTCTGGCGCGGAGATGAGATTGTGAGCATCACGCGTGCGTTTTTGGATACAAACGGCGTTACGCAGGAAACCAAAGTAGAAATTGCACCCGCAGACCTGCAGGACGACTACCGAGAGCAGGTTCCGGTATGCCTTGCGGGCAAGCCACTGGTGCAAGCCTTCCGTGATAACCTTACGCGGCTGGAAGTCTGCGGGCAGAAAGGACTGGCGGAACGTTTTGACGCTTCCATCGGGGCAGCAACGGTGCTGATGCCTTTTGCCGGAAAGTATCAGTTGACACCGGAAGAAGGCATGGCGGCAAAAATTCCGACGGACGGAGAAACGGACGATGCAACCGCAATGGCGTTCGGCTTTATTCCCGGCATTTCCAAGTGGAGTCCCTTCCACGGTGCGGCATGGGCCGTGACCGAAAGTCTGTCCAAGCTCTGCGCCATGGGGGCTGACCCGCTTACGGCACGTCTGACCTTTCAGGAGTATTTTGAGCGCATGACCGAAGACCCGAAGCGGTGGGGCAAGCCGACCGCCGCGCTGCTGGGCGCGCTTTCCGCACAGCTCGGGCTGGGACTGCCGGCGATTGGCGGCAAGGACAGCATGAGCGGCACGTTTGAGCATTTGGACGTACCGCCAACACTGGTGAGCTTTGCCGTGACGATGACCAAGGCAAGCCGGACACGTTCCGCGGCACTGCAGGGTGCGGGACACGCAGTTGTGCTGCTGCCGCTGCCGGTGCAGGCGGAAACACATTTGCCGGATTGGAAAGCACTGAAGGCATACTACCAAATGGTCGCGAAGCTGACGGATTCCGGCGCGGTGCTGTCCGCTTCCGTTGTGAAGGAAGGCGGCGTGGCGGCTGCTGCCGCAAAAATGGCATTCGGCAACCAAGTCGGCATCGCGTTTGACCCTGCCATGGAGCGTGCACAGGCACTCTTTGCACCGCGCTGCGGCGCACTGTTGCTGGAGCTGAAAGCGGGTGCCGCTTTGCCGGAAGGTGCGGTAAAAGTCGGCGAAACCGTTGCGGAGAAAGCCGTCATTCTGGGCGGCGTTTCCATGCCGTTGGCAGACTTGACCGCCGCGTGGAGTGGAACACTGGAAGCTGTTTTCCCAAGCTGTGCCGCGGAGGTACCGCTTTCGCGGGACATTCCGCTGTATCAAACCCACTGTGCGCAGGGGCCGGTGTTGAAAACAGCCAAGCCGCGCGTGTTCATTCCGGTATTTCCGGGAACTAACTGCGAGTATGACAGTGCCAAAGCTTTCCGCCGCGCGGGTGCACAGGTGGAAATCCTGGTTGTCAAGAACCGCACGCCAGCAGCCATTGAAGAAACCATTGACGCCATGGCGGCGGCGATTGCCCGCAGTCAGATGATTATGCTGCCCGGCGGTTTTTCCGGCGGCGATGAGCCGGACGGCTCCGGAAAGTTTATCGCGACCACGTTCCGCAGCCCGAAAGTGGCAGAGGAAGTGGCGCGCCTGCTGGAACAACGCGACGGTCTGATGCTGGGCATCTGCAACGGTTTTCAGGCGCTGATTAAGCTGGGACTGGTTCCGTACGGAAAAATTACAGAGCCGAGCAAGGATGCGCCGACGCTGACTTTCAATACGTTGGGACGCCATGTTTCACGTATGGTTTATACGCGCGTTACCAGTGTGAAGTCGCCGTGGTTTGCAGCGGTACAGCCGGGAGAAGTGTTCACAGTGCCTGTTTCGCACGGTGAGGGCCGTTTCGTGGCAAGCGAAACAGTGCTGGATGAACTCGCCGCAAACGGACAAATTGCCACACAGTATGTCACACCGGATGGCAGCCCCAGCGGAAAAATCGAGTGGAATCCGAACGGCTCAGTCTGCGCGATTGAAGGCATTACCAGTCCGGACGGTCGGATTTTGGGAAAGATGGGGCACAGCGAACGCCGCGGTGCCCATCTCTATCAGAACGTACCCGGCGAAAAGGACCAAAAATTGTTTGAATCGGGTGTAAAGTATTTTGAATAA